From Methanosarcina lacustris Z-7289, one genomic window encodes:
- a CDS encoding methylamine methyltransferase corrinoid protein reductive activase, whose product MRSGVAIDLGTSGYRAQKIDLDTQEIKRTVITLRNPLPGANVMDHMDFAIHYGQDLAHGLSVNAVKTLFQTLDVQSGELDRISICGNPIQLSIFQGISIEDLAYAGERKKKKYNIQEQNRNARIISSSEISGLEEFNCEVVVPPAIKHEVGADALALIIKSGMLNNDEISIATDYGTNAEMALKVKDIIYTGSAAAGPALEGQQIKYGTLASPYAISDFEFEDGALRNYVLNDEMTPEPGDLVDPKTGDILEEGKIKAKGITGTGVIALIEKAIEHGLVELPKVKTPDELIHLQNNITFSEKDLKEAGKAIGAIRAGHITLCAAAGIELTDISTAYMAGAAGTYMDAEKAQKIGLIPYSTGKIAQLGNTSLAVAKEILLSEERLWELQDIASQIIGTHTMFATAPEFRDAYVLELAYWEEGMPFKMFKKFLKKKGLPSLDEPIDNPVVDKRVERDIPVLGEEGLYVLERVGTYMTMVVDCPECKKCIKVCPNDAITIDEENRVMISTDICEGSHCQKCIRACPPDKFNWENLEVFKPPQQE is encoded by the coding sequence ATGAGATCTGGAGTTGCAATTGACCTGGGAACAAGCGGGTATCGGGCTCAGAAGATTGACCTTGATACTCAGGAAATTAAAAGGACAGTAATAACATTGAGAAATCCCCTTCCCGGAGCGAATGTGATGGATCACATGGACTTCGCAATTCACTATGGGCAAGACCTTGCGCATGGGCTTTCCGTAAACGCGGTAAAGACCCTGTTCCAGACTCTTGATGTGCAAAGCGGAGAACTTGACAGAATTTCAATTTGTGGAAACCCTATCCAGTTATCCATTTTCCAGGGAATCAGCATTGAAGATCTGGCTTATGCAGGGGAACGGAAGAAAAAGAAGTACAATATACAGGAACAGAACAGGAATGCGAGAATAATATCCAGCAGCGAAATTTCAGGGCTTGAGGAATTTAACTGTGAAGTTGTCGTCCCTCCAGCAATAAAACATGAAGTTGGAGCCGATGCCCTTGCTCTTATTATTAAATCAGGAATGCTTAACAATGATGAGATTTCGATTGCAACGGATTATGGAACAAATGCCGAGATGGCGCTCAAAGTAAAAGACATTATTTATACAGGCTCGGCGGCTGCAGGCCCGGCTCTTGAAGGGCAGCAGATTAAGTATGGGACCCTTGCTTCTCCTTATGCAATTTCCGATTTTGAATTTGAGGACGGGGCATTGAGGAATTATGTATTGAACGACGAGATGACACCAGAACCTGGAGACCTTGTGGACCCCAAAACCGGAGATATCCTGGAAGAGGGAAAGATCAAAGCAAAAGGAATTACAGGTACTGGGGTTATTGCTCTTATAGAAAAAGCTATCGAGCACGGTCTTGTTGAACTCCCAAAAGTCAAAACCCCGGATGAATTAATTCATCTGCAGAACAATATCACATTTTCGGAAAAAGACCTCAAAGAAGCTGGAAAAGCCATAGGCGCGATCAGAGCAGGGCATATCACACTCTGTGCGGCGGCAGGCATAGAACTGACCGATATTAGTACAGCGTATATGGCAGGCGCTGCCGGCACATATATGGATGCGGAAAAAGCCCAGAAAATTGGCTTGATCCCTTATTCTACAGGGAAAATTGCTCAGCTCGGGAATACCTCTCTTGCTGTTGCAAAGGAAATCCTGCTTTCGGAAGAAAGGCTGTGGGAACTTCAGGATATTGCAAGCCAGATAATAGGCACTCACACAATGTTTGCGACTGCTCCGGAGTTCCGGGATGCCTATGTCCTTGAACTTGCGTACTGGGAAGAGGGAATGCCCTTTAAGATGTTTAAGAAATTCCTTAAAAAGAAAGGGCTTCCGTCACTTGATGAACCCATAGACAACCCTGTGGTAGATAAGCGCGTGGAAAGAGATATTCCTGTACTTGGTGAGGAAGGTCTGTATGTACTCGAAAGGGTCGGGACCTATATGACAATGGTTGTCGACTGTCCTGAGTGCAAAAAGTGCATAAAAGTTTGCCCCAACGATGCCATTACAATTGACGAGGAAAACAGGGTTATGATAAGCACCGACATTTGCGAAGGTTCACACTGCCAGAAATGTATAAGAGCCTGCCCACCTGACAAATTCAACTGGGAGAATCTTGAGGTCTTCAAACCCCCGCAACAGGAATAA